One Osmerus eperlanus chromosome 2, fOsmEpe2.1, whole genome shotgun sequence genomic window, ctttgcagtggcttacagtctcgctaaacagttAATTGGTGACATGACAGGCTCGTCGTCTTTGGCAAACCTCACACGGTgcccttgccaggacaccaacttatcctagtgagctattctcagtgctggaaaataatgtgttcagttactgtgtaaaaatataagcagtttttcctgtggcaagctgttgtcagatttggcccaagtttaaacagctgtaatacagtcctattttgacatgtcaaagtGATGGGGGTCTGTGATCCAAATtaggtgaatattggatacattttgtaggagtaggcaaaaaaacgttttatttattcattcaaaatgacggccgcatcaattcggctggtatcacaagttaacatgtgtcagacacgggatcgccccctagaggttagatgacacaaccttttgtggacctctttcGAACAAGGCCCTGAGCACCTGTATCAAGTTTGATGTTAATTCtgcaaatatttcctgagatatgatctcacACCCTGTTTTGGCGGCTTCATCGCGACTTTGATCGGCTATACCGgaaaaacggttttgaaaatcaaaaaccatgtgaaaacttttgtgaggcttgatctgaagataattgaTGCCAAAGTgttgcttattgcagcgccacctaaggtgaaatggcatgacctgttttggacctctttagaacagggtccctagtcccTATACCAAATtgggtgtcaatgcagtaaagatgtgctgagatatgacctcacttcttttatggtggcttggttgacgtctttgattggctgtaccagtcaaacggtttagaaaatctaAAAACCATGTGATATCtcttgtgaggcttggtctgaagatctgtgccaaatttggtgaagattggacaaactttatAGGAGAAGTAGTGAAAAAAACtttatattcattcattcaaaatggcggccgcatcaattcggctggtatcacaaattaaaatgtgtcagacacgggatctcctaagatatcacgagacaaaggaatcacttaaataagacaaatgaatcaacagttattggtcaaaacaaaTTTTTGCCTATTGTAGCACCCCCTAGAGCTCAAATGACACTACCTTTTtctcttaataacagggtcctgactccatacaccaagtttggagtcattgCATCAAAGATtggctaagatatgacctcacttcccttttgccGGATAAGTTCCTGAATTTGATtcgctgtaactaacaaacggtttgTGAGGCTtagtctgaagatcatctgtggcaattttgaagaagatttgacaagaattgtaggaggcgtagcgaaaaaacacttttccttaacattcaaaatggcggagaatctatataactgggtatgaTGTCAtagtgtgttgaactcgtcttgatcaaGGGAATCCaacgatacctcattttggaaaatgaagccctagcaattagccaagcatgcatatttcaaatattcacaataaatctacttttcatcttacatccaactttttctcagatttgtgtactaaacattgtcaagagccttcatatgaacttgtgattgaatcagagtatcagtttttgaccggcggGTGTGTAAAgaattattttagcgttagcgataaattagatttcctttaatttactcatttttggagatatgaagttgtGCAAAGGCAcatgcacatggtaacatgttgtagtgtcttcctcatGTGTGGAACAGATCAAGTCCCTAGGGCAATGTGGCACTTATTTATGGACACATGAAATATGTGCCACAGGTGCAAATTCAACCTTATGTTAATAATTTGACAATTTTGCAATATATTACACATTGCCTATCACAATATACAAAGAGATATGTCTTACAAATCATTTTCGTGTTTCAAGTCAATCGGAGCtacggttcatgaggagaagaatTTTGTCGTTTTGgacaaatctttattgtacagaaaaatccaatatggcagctgttataggttcttgaggcttcctcatgagaaataaggcatatgtaatacatttcagaattttgggacaaatgggtgCAAATAGCTTCACTTTCAAATTAGGCAAATTgaggcgtggcctgtagcaCTACCTTCTGTCTAAAGTGGCCCATGTTTTGTATGATAGTTACTAATgtgctgcagtttcaacatgccaaatttcacaactttttcaATTACTGGTCTAGGGGATGCCATTGACTTCAATGTCACaagaataataaatatagctgcaagcagcgatgtgggttcctccgcaaaatggcaaaatattataaaaatgtacattgtagcagatcaagagagcaaaactacttcatgtttggccaacaaccataggctgaatggggatttgaactcatgagcataaggttacaagtcagtctctctatcctctctgctacacaccaactgttaggatgttatgaatagaaagggcagagtattagctttgagACAAAGgtgaagaaacggttgacatttcaaggtgaaattgcatgaaattgcgcatggtatttcagaatgatgtcatcttgtttaactaaacagataatcaacaTTATGCTCAAaggctgtggctggattcaaacctgtgacctTACACATTGCAGGACACCGtctcagcccattgagctattctcaatgTTGGGAATGAATGCGGTCAGTTACTGTATTTAAAAAAGTAAGCCAtttctcctgtggcaagcaTTGTTAGATTTGGCCAAAGTTTGAAACAGCTGTAAtccaatcatattttgacatatgaaggtgaaattgcgtatggtacttcagaattatgtcatcctgtttaactaaacagataatcaaaattatgacaggcccacAGACTGGCTGTATTTGAACCTGACCTTACACTTTGTAGGACACAATCCCACCCCATTGATCTATTGGCATTTTGGAGTAACTGGGCGCACGGGAAATCATGGGAAATCatgactttgggcgtggcttatagcgccacttAAGGGCGTATGTGGGCCATTAGcagtctgggagtagtgagtgacctgttatATCATTGGACCAAATTTTACAAAATCGGGTcgaggactttttgagatattgagcCATTTCATGGAGAAggggaaaaataataataaatatagttgCAAGCagtgatgcgggttcctccgcaaaatggcaaaatattataaaaatgtacattgtagaaggtcaagagttggacaacaagagagcaaaagtacttcatgtttggcaaaCAACAACAAGCTGTATGGAGATTTGAACTCAAGAGCATGTGGTTGCAAGTcagcctctctgtcctctgctacacatcaactgTTGCATTTGGATGAATAGAAAAGGCAGAGTAATAGCTTtcgtcagctttgggacaaagtttaagcagctgtaattcagtcatcttttgacatatcaagatgAAATTgtgtatggtacttcagaatgatgtcatcctgtttaactaaacagataatccaaATTATGACAATCATAAATtgaggctggatttgaacctatgaccttgcactttccAGTCACCATCTCAGACCATTGTTGTTGGATTCAGCCAAAGTGTATAAACAGCTTTAATTCCAACATatgttgacatatcaaggtgaaattgtgtaTGGTACTTCTGAATGATGTAATCCTGTTTAATTAAAccgataatcaaaattatgacctGCCAAAAGATTGTGGCTGGACTTGAACCTTTGACCTTACACTTTGTAGGACACCATTCCAGACCATTGaactattctcagtgttgagaaTTTGCAAGGTCAGTTACTGTATCAAAAAAAAGTATTGAAACATTGAAACATATGAGACGAATTCATCGTCCTCCAAAACACTGATTTTTCTAATCTAGACTACAGAATAGGCCTTAAATCTTAAATAACAGGATAAACATGCTTAGGCATTTGTTTTATAACATATATATTAATAGGAGGGTGCTGAACTTAATTATGCTGCTGTTCATATGCTAAACAAGTTGTAATGCACTGCTTATAACTAATGCAGTTTTGATAGACACTTGAAGGTAAAAAGGTTTGCCATGGCATCATAGATGTTTCTCTACATCCTTCCTGTTCCACtgatccttctctccctcctccccctccctgtagcCCTGAAGCGATCATTCGACATTGAGGATGTGGACGACATCCCCGccttctctcccacctcccccatcccctcccccatctccccgtCCACCCATCTCCTCAATAAGAGCAATGAGGGGCGgggcctcctgcccccctcccacaacATTAGTGTCTCATCACCATCCTACCGACAGCGCATCAGCCtgggctcctcccccagcctttcCCAGAGCCCTGTTCTGAAGAGCCGCATGGTGTCCAGCTTCTCCTTCAACCGCGGCACTGCCAACCGGTCCGCCGTTGctgtcaacaacaacattgatggaggagggggtgggaatgGCGGCATCGCCCGTGCAGCTTCCTTCCAGAGCCGGTTCAACCCAAATGGGTTCTCATCCTCTTTCATGTCCGGGCCTGGGAGCGACTACGACAGCCTTCACAGCTCCTCGTCCAGCTTGGACTACTCtgtccagggagggggaggtggagcccctctctcccctcttcacaAGCTTGGGGGTGGTAGCTGCAGCCACTATTCCATCCCCCTGCCACTTGGGGAGTATGGCAGGCCTCAGTACCCCCAGCAGCCCCAgtgtctgggtggaggggaggtggctCTAGGGAGTCCAGCCCTTAAGAAGTTCTCCTCCCACGGGAACGTGTTCCACTCCAACCTTGAAGGGCCCTTGGAGCTGAGGGCTCCGGAGCCCCATGGGGTCAGCCACGGATCCATGCCAAGCCTGGAACTCCAGATGGTGGACGCAGGCGGCAGGGTGGCAGAGATGCGCAGAGTTGGGAGCAGCAGtgttgggggtggaggaaggatgTCGCCTGGGACAAAATATGCCAACGCTGGCTGGAATTGGAGTGGGACGGGCTCTGCCCACATGCGCCAGCACAACCCCAGCCTCTTCGGGAAGGATGGCTATTACTCTACCCCGGCTGGCCACAACCAGTTCCATATCCAAGCCCAGGACTCAGCCAAGCCCAAGGAGACCCAGCGCCTGAACAAGTTCCCCCTGGACCTGGACAACCTGGTGGGCACCAGCGGCAGCTCTATGGGTCCAACCCCTGCCAGCCCCCCTGTACAACCTCCTCGGAgcctccctatccctctccaGTGCCCCAGTGGCCCTCCCTCCGGCCCCACAAGTCCCTTGGCCTCCCTCAGCAGCCTGGACAGTGCTAACACTACCCCTCTtcgctcctccccccacagccccccctcctatcCCCCAGGCTCGTTCCCTGTTCCAGATGTGAGCCGCTCCCCGGTGCCCTTCTCCCCGGCCCAGACTCCTCGGACCCTCGACCTGCTCTCCCGGTCGCAGGTAGCCACCGCCAGACCTAGCCCCACCCTAGTGGAGATGGACGTGAACCAGACCAGTCAAGAGGTTAGGGAGAGCGTGGGCTCCATCCTACAGAGAATTGCTTCCTTTTCCAGTCCCGATGCTGCTCCCGCCACTGCGTTGCCGCAGCGCAGAATCCTAAGCAACGGGGTAAAAAGGAAGGGGACAACATCGCCCATGTTGATGTACCAGGAATGCGTGCCCATCCCTATGCCCGCTTTGGTACCATTGCAGATACAGGGACCGAAGAGAGAGCAAGGTAAGAGGACAGTGTACATACTGAAATGAAGATTGACAGTGAGAAGGAGAcagaaatgaagagatagagaaaagaatcagaatcagaatgggatttattcaccATGaaggtttgcacagacaaggaatttgctttggcaggaaggtgcata contains:
- the septin12 gene encoding uncharacterized protein septin12 isoform X1 codes for the protein MMSEISVNDHLEGILSDFEALKRSFDIEDVDDIPAFSPTSPIPSPISPSTHLLNKSNEGRGLLPPSHNISVSSPSYRQRISLGSSPSLSQSPVLKSRMVSSFSFNRGTANRSAVAVNNNIDGGGGGNGGIARAASFQSRFNPNGFSSSFMSGPGSDYDSLHSSSSSLDYSVQGGGGGAPLSPLHKLGGGSCSHYSIPLPLGEYGRPQYPQQPQCLGGGEVALGSPALKKFSSHGNVFHSNLEGPLELRAPEPHGVSHGSMPSLELQMVDAGGRVAEMRRVGSSSVGGGGRMSPGTKYANAGWNWSGTGSAHMRQHNPSLFGKDGYYSTPAGHNQFHIQAQDSAKPKETQRLNKFPLDLDNLVGTSGSSMGPTPASPPVQPPRSLPIPLQCPSGPPSGPTSPLASLSSLDSANTTPLRSSPHSPPSYPPGSFPVPDVSRSPVPFSPAQTPRTLDLLSRSQVATARPSPTLVEMDVNQTSQEVRESVGSILQRIASFSSPDAAPATALPQRRILSNGVKRKGTTSPMLMYQECVPIPMPALVPLQIQGPKREQDKTKELETETFTTPMEDRQAEEMGPDAGLEGKEGKKISGDKRADETAEDENVDEDRGMEKIGLEEGEERKKAVEMEGMLPPCSTVGSGLQGSIKGSDLFGYVGIEAVLDQMRRKTMKAGFEFNVMVVGQSGLGKSTLVNTLFKSKVSRKSCTPNYEEKIYKTVKLQSVSHVIEENGVKMKLTVIDTPGFGDQINNENCWEPIVKYVNEQYEKYLKEELHINRKRRIPDTRVHCCIYFLPATGHWLRPIDVEFMKRLGKIVSIVPVIAKADTLTIEERLGFKQRIRQDLQTHGIRVYPEKEYDEDTEDRILNNKIRESIPFAVVGTDKEHQVNGNKVLGRKTKWGIIEVENVAHCEFSNLRDLLIRSHLQDLKGVTHYIHYETYRVRRLNESNMNVSALGLSSFPLENGTSDTESHL
- the septin12 gene encoding uncharacterized protein septin12 isoform X2; translated protein: MMSEISVNDHLEGILSDFEALKRSFDIEDVDDIPAFSPTSPIPSPISPSTHLLNKSNEGRGLLPPSHNISVSSPSYRQRISLGSSPSLSQSPVLKSRMVSSFSFNRGTANRSAVAVNNNIDGGGGGNGGIARAASFQSRFNPNGFSSSFMSGPGSDYDSLHSSSSSLDYSVQGGGGGAPLSPLHKLGGGSCSHYSIPLPLGEYGRPQYPQQPQCLGGGEVALGSPALKKFSSHGNVFHSNLEGPLELRAPEPHGVSHGSMPSLELQMVDAGGRVAEMRRVGSSSVGGGGRMSPGTKYANAGWNWSGTGSAHMRQHNPSLFGKDGYYSTPAGHNQFHIQAQDSAKPKETQRLNKFPLDLDNLVGTSGSSMGPTPASPPVQPPRSLPIPLQCPSGPPSGPTSPLASLSSLDSANTTPLRSSPHSPPSYPPGSFPVPDVSRSPVPFSPAQTPRTLDLLSRSQVATARPSPTLVEMDVNQTSQEVRESVGSILQRIASFSSPDAAPATALPQRRILSNGVKRKGTTSPMLMYQECVPIPMPALVPLQIQGPKREQGQSGLGKSTLVNTLFKSKVSRKSCTPNYEEKIYKTVKLQSVSHVIEENGVKMKLTVIDTPGFGDQINNENCWEPIVKYVNEQYEKYLKEELHINRKRRIPDTRVHCCIYFLPATGHWLRPIDVEFMKRLGKIVSIVPVIAKADTLTIEERLGFKQRIRQDLQTHGIRVYPEKEYDEDTEDRILNNKIRESIPFAVVGTDKEHQVNGNKVLGRKTKWGIIEVENVAHCEFSNLRDLLIRSHLQDLKGVTHYIHYETYRVRRLNESNMNVSALGLSSFPLENGTSDTESHL